A window from candidate division KSB1 bacterium encodes these proteins:
- a CDS encoding asparagine synthase C-terminal domain-containing protein — MMHGAVLVTPDGRKELQVKFRTSGPADRSLFSELAANERYQLAIRGDLLGCPGGEAPAGCAKRLLDRLSQEGPALFRKLNGGFAAALFDRQSGELILVRDHLGVEALYFRLTDEGHTEFSTSLRALAAGARFPEALDYDALATYLTLNYNPSGRTLIRNVHKVPPGCLVRIQGSQVTCERYWSPDFGNKFSGSVGELIAELRSQFDRAVRVRLPENEQVGVSVSGGMDSSTVMAFASQYRPGQLRAFSFRCPVETYDESHYASLVARHYGATYEQVEYTPERALAAAEMVRHMDEPQADLGIEVATFLLGQHASGKIEVLLTGDGGDELFAGHPVYLADRAARAWERVPAFARWPVTWVARLIPESHRKSSLSVKLKRFVQGQRFPRAFHSNRWRLYYSPRELEALLSPGLWPQVREGAQLAWLRELYAALPWPDELDRALFGDYYTVVQFYLRRLSLLRAFGIRARCPLLDPQLVDFCARIPGELKIPNSREQKYIQKKAMEGILPDAIVYRKDKLGHSVPMRKWLREDNVLSAEVRQTLLRNPRIVQWELVRADRLEEMIRETSEGRHDHSHRLWALYVLELWLRSWEELNLQDPVA, encoded by the coding sequence ATGATGCACGGCGCTGTGTTGGTCACTCCGGATGGTCGCAAAGAGCTTCAGGTCAAGTTTCGGACCTCTGGACCCGCGGATCGGTCTCTGTTCTCCGAGTTGGCCGCCAACGAGCGTTATCAGCTGGCGATCAGGGGCGACCTCCTGGGGTGCCCTGGGGGTGAGGCCCCTGCGGGGTGCGCCAAACGTCTCCTCGACCGTTTGAGCCAGGAGGGACCAGCCCTATTTCGGAAGCTCAACGGGGGATTCGCCGCCGCTCTGTTCGACCGCCAGAGCGGAGAACTGATCCTGGTGCGGGACCATCTGGGCGTGGAGGCGCTGTACTTTCGCCTCACGGACGAAGGCCACACAGAATTCAGCACCTCCTTACGGGCCTTGGCAGCAGGGGCTCGCTTTCCCGAGGCTCTCGATTACGATGCCCTCGCGACCTACTTGACTTTGAACTACAATCCCTCGGGCAGAACGCTCATCCGCAACGTGCACAAGGTGCCGCCGGGATGTCTTGTACGGATCCAGGGGAGCCAAGTCACCTGCGAGCGGTACTGGTCCCCGGACTTTGGAAACAAGTTCTCCGGAAGCGTCGGCGAACTAATTGCGGAGCTGCGGAGTCAGTTCGACCGCGCCGTGCGAGTTCGCCTGCCGGAAAATGAGCAGGTAGGTGTGTCGGTGAGCGGGGGAATGGACTCGAGCACGGTGATGGCCTTTGCGAGCCAATATCGGCCCGGGCAACTGCGCGCCTTCTCCTTCCGTTGCCCGGTGGAGACCTACGATGAGTCCCACTACGCTTCCCTGGTGGCTCGTCACTACGGGGCGACGTACGAACAGGTCGAGTACACGCCCGAGCGAGCCCTGGCCGCCGCGGAGATGGTGCGCCACATGGACGAGCCGCAGGCCGACCTGGGCATCGAGGTGGCCACCTTCCTGCTGGGTCAGCACGCATCAGGCAAGATCGAGGTCTTGCTGACGGGCGATGGGGGCGACGAGCTCTTTGCCGGCCATCCCGTCTATCTGGCTGACCGCGCGGCCAGAGCCTGGGAAAGAGTCCCTGCCTTCGCCCGTTGGCCCGTAACGTGGGTTGCCAGGCTGATCCCGGAGTCGCACCGGAAGAGCAGTCTCAGCGTGAAGCTCAAGCGCTTCGTTCAGGGACAGAGGTTTCCGCGCGCGTTCCACAGCAACCGCTGGCGTCTCTACTACTCGCCCAGGGAACTGGAAGCGTTGCTGTCACCCGGACTGTGGCCCCAGGTACGGGAAGGCGCCCAGCTTGCCTGGCTCCGTGAACTCTACGCGGCGCTTCCCTGGCCGGACGAGCTCGACCGCGCCCTCTTCGGCGACTATTACACCGTGGTGCAATTCTACCTGCGGCGGCTTTCTCTCCTTCGCGCCTTCGGGATCCGTGCACGGTGTCCGCTGCTCGATCCGCAGCTGGTGGACTTCTGCGCTCGCATTCCGGGAGAGCTGAAGATTCCCAACTCCAGGGAACAGAAGTACATCCAGAAGAAGGCCATGGAGGGGATCCTCCCGGACGCGATCGTCTATCGGAAGGACAAGCTTGGGCACAGCGTTCCGATGCGTAAGTGGCTGCGCGAAGACAACGTCCTCAGCGCAGAGGTGCGGCAGACCCTGCTCCGGAATCCGAGGATTGTCCAGTGGGAGCTCGTCCGGGCCGATCGCCTCGAGGAAATGATCAGGGAGACCTCCGAAGGGCGCCACGATCATTCGCACCGGCTTTGGGCGCTTTACGTGCTGGAGCTGTGGCTGAGGAGCTGGGAGGAGTTGAACCTCCAGGATCCAGTTGCCTGA
- a CDS encoding polysaccharide deacetylase family protein, which translates to MDVYRRWRHRVAWMYRKNLDDLYWMLRSGLWRRLQSGGILPGGQPPIFVFHTVKADRFRDQLAFLAANGYKTLRVSELSSPAAAAERCVALTFDDARRSLFDSAFPLLREFGFQATAFVVTGCVPGEAGHASGHEREAETGLPETRLCTWPEMEAMAATGRIEFQSHTHRHVLVETEPVLVGFVTPAALGREFANTHLPLRVRELITERGEEAVLGAPVFLSAPLLATDRCLRVSPKLTGLCTEVVRRGGGRRFFEDPGWRNRLREAYERALRSVRDAFDWATADELQGLVREELGRARAELEARMGQPVQHLCLPWFTASRRHFGAMRQCGYRAVHWGAQPASWRNHQEGGLRHLWRLDEVFLRTLPGEGSISMGEALRIRFREATRLWRESSRRQGALGRTASSNAK; encoded by the coding sequence ATGGACGTGTATCGGCGCTGGCGCCATCGTGTTGCGTGGATGTACCGCAAGAATCTCGACGACCTCTACTGGATGCTCCGCAGCGGGCTGTGGCGCAGACTCCAGAGCGGCGGAATATTACCCGGGGGGCAGCCGCCTATCTTCGTATTCCACACGGTGAAGGCGGATCGCTTTCGGGATCAACTGGCGTTTCTGGCGGCCAATGGCTACAAGACCTTGCGGGTGAGCGAGCTTTCTTCCCCTGCAGCGGCAGCCGAGAGGTGCGTAGCCCTGACCTTTGACGACGCGCGGCGGTCCCTCTTTGATTCTGCGTTCCCCCTGCTCAGGGAGTTCGGGTTCCAGGCGACGGCCTTCGTGGTGACAGGCTGCGTTCCCGGCGAAGCGGGACACGCTTCTGGCCACGAAAGGGAAGCGGAGACGGGCTTACCCGAGACCCGTCTCTGCACCTGGCCGGAAATGGAGGCGATGGCTGCCACGGGGCGGATCGAGTTTCAGTCTCACACCCACCGCCACGTCCTGGTGGAGACAGAACCCGTTCTGGTGGGATTTGTCACACCGGCTGCGCTCGGCAGGGAATTTGCCAACACGCATCTGCCACTCCGGGTGCGGGAGCTGATCACCGAGAGGGGCGAGGAGGCAGTGCTCGGTGCCCCTGTGTTCCTCTCGGCGCCGCTCCTCGCAACGGATCGTTGCCTCCGGGTGTCGCCAAAGCTCACGGGGCTCTGTACAGAAGTCGTCCGCCGCGGGGGCGGAAGGAGGTTCTTCGAAGACCCGGGATGGCGCAATAGACTGCGGGAGGCGTACGAACGCGCTCTCCGGAGCGTCCGCGATGCCTTCGATTGGGCGACCGCGGACGAGCTCCAGGGCCTGGTCCGTGAGGAGCTCGGCCGGGCACGGGCTGAACTCGAAGCGAGGATGGGCCAGCCGGTGCAGCACCTCTGTTTGCCTTGGTTCACAGCTTCCCGGCGCCACTTCGGGGCGATGCGGCAATGTGGGTACAGGGCGGTTCACTGGGGTGCCCAGCCCGCATCGTGGCGAAATCATCAGGAGGGCGGCTTGCGCCATCTTTGGAGGCTCGATGAGGTCTTCCTGCGCACTCTCCCAGGAGAAGGGTCGATATCCATGGGGGAGGCACTGCGAATCCGGTTTCGCGAGGCCACTCGGCTTTGGAGGGAGAGCAGTCGAAGACAAGGGGCCCTGGGCCGCACAGCCTCCAGCAATGCGAAGTGA
- a CDS encoding glycosyltransferase family 4 protein, producing the protein MQEPDRALLERPSFIRVLHVIDKLSMDGVNPSSVARLLVDWNRWAPSSGFEMVVVNLRYDRGCDFVEENGVRLEWFRSGAFRLPRDVRKVRELAEKHRAQILHGHGYYASYLVRLAAPGCGCRAVIHEHAVLKKKPWFWIGDWLLRNRTDCGVAVSHGVRDFMANARCVPEEKIAVIYDGIDLGRFSVNVPPPSLRRKFGLPEEAWIAGVAARLREEKGVHFFVQAAHRLHQELPQMHFVVAGDGPQREDLLAQARALGLDSGTLQFLGHVDEIPSLLTALDAVVVPSIREGFGLSVVEAMACGKPVVATAVGGIPEAVGSPENAILVPPADPEALAKGIRRLYEDPQLAAELGEKGRRNAQRFSIQQSAAQLGELYRNLLSR; encoded by the coding sequence ATGCAGGAGCCTGATCGCGCCCTCCTGGAGCGCCCGAGCTTCATCCGGGTCCTTCACGTCATCGATAAGCTCTCGATGGATGGGGTGAACCCGAGCAGCGTTGCCCGGCTGCTGGTAGACTGGAACCGCTGGGCCCCTTCCTCTGGCTTCGAGATGGTCGTGGTGAACCTCCGCTACGACCGCGGGTGTGATTTCGTCGAGGAGAACGGGGTTAGGCTCGAGTGGTTTCGCTCCGGCGCTTTCCGCCTGCCCCGGGACGTGCGAAAGGTGCGCGAACTTGCCGAGAAGCACCGTGCCCAGATTCTGCACGGCCATGGGTACTACGCATCCTACCTGGTCCGACTGGCTGCGCCGGGCTGTGGGTGCCGAGCGGTGATCCACGAGCACGCCGTGCTCAAAAAGAAGCCATGGTTCTGGATAGGCGACTGGCTCCTGAGGAACCGGACCGACTGCGGCGTGGCCGTCTCCCACGGAGTCCGCGACTTTATGGCCAACGCACGTTGCGTGCCGGAGGAGAAGATCGCGGTTATCTACGACGGCATCGACCTGGGCCGATTCAGCGTGAATGTCCCACCTCCATCCCTGAGGCGCAAGTTCGGCCTGCCTGAGGAAGCTTGGATTGCGGGCGTCGCCGCTCGGCTGCGCGAGGAAAAGGGAGTGCACTTCTTTGTCCAGGCTGCCCACCGCTTGCACCAGGAACTTCCCCAAATGCACTTTGTGGTCGCGGGCGACGGACCCCAGAGGGAGGATCTGCTGGCTCAGGCCAGGGCCCTGGGCCTCGACAGCGGGACCCTTCAGTTCCTGGGGCATGTGGACGAGATCCCGTCGCTTCTTACGGCGCTGGATGCGGTGGTGGTCCCTTCGATCCGAGAGGGTTTTGGCCTGAGCGTCGTGGAAGCAATGGCTTGTGGGAAGCCGGTTGTGGCCACCGCGGTGGGGGGTATCCCCGAGGCAGTAGGCTCGCCGGAGAATGCCATTCTGGTGCCACCGGCGGACCCTGAGGCTCTGGCGAAGGGGATCCGGCGGCTTTACGAGGATCCCCAGCTGGCCGCGGAGCTGGGGGAAAAGGGGCGCCGCAACGCGCAACGCTTCAGCATCCAGCAGAGCGCCGCTCAACTGGGAGAACTGTACCGGAATCTCCTGAGTCGCTGA
- a CDS encoding acyltransferase, with the protein MGDERDHIDIQKELFDKKGGKLRKYQELVVGSTSLWFLLKYELIMLLASWVPGALGMVLRAKLYPLVLGRVGRNVTFGTNVVIRHPRKIEIGDNVVIDDNCVLDAKGWANQGIRIGNGVFLGRNTILSCKNGDIAIDDGANIGFNCEVFSAGSVRLGKNILVAAYSYFVGGTHTFARTDVPIIDQPREARGIEIGDNAWIGAHVVVLDGCRVGRDAIIGAGAVVNSDIPDYAIAVGMPARVVRSRLESAAEKANAGA; encoded by the coding sequence ATGGGCGATGAGCGCGATCACATCGATATCCAGAAAGAGCTTTTCGACAAGAAGGGAGGAAAGCTCAGGAAATATCAGGAGCTGGTCGTAGGCAGTACGAGCCTCTGGTTTCTGCTGAAGTACGAGCTTATTATGCTCCTGGCTTCGTGGGTTCCGGGGGCGCTGGGAATGGTGCTCCGCGCCAAACTCTACCCATTAGTCCTGGGCAGGGTAGGCCGCAATGTGACGTTTGGCACCAACGTGGTCATTCGTCACCCTCGCAAGATCGAGATCGGTGACAACGTGGTGATCGACGACAACTGCGTCCTGGACGCCAAGGGCTGGGCAAATCAAGGCATTCGCATCGGCAACGGGGTATTTCTGGGCAGGAACACGATCCTCAGTTGCAAGAACGGCGACATCGCGATCGACGACGGCGCCAATATCGGTTTCAACTGCGAGGTTTTCTCGGCGGGATCTGTGAGGCTGGGAAAGAACATCCTGGTGGCTGCATACAGTTACTTCGTGGGCGGCACCCACACGTTTGCCCGCACCGATGTTCCCATCATCGACCAGCCTCGCGAAGCGCGAGGCATCGAGATCGGCGATAACGCCTGGATCGGTGCCCACGTGGTTGTGCTGGACGGCTGCCGGGTAGGCCGCGACGCCATCATTGGGGCAGGAGCGGTCGTGAACTCCGACATCCCCGACTATGCCATTGCCGTCGGAATGCCCGCTCGCGTGGTGAGATCCCGCCTGGAAAGTGCTGCGGAGAAGGCCAATGCAGGAGCCTGA
- a CDS encoding NAD-dependent epimerase/dehydratase family protein, with the protein MANGSANGPVLVTGATGFTGSHLTQALRQKGYRVRALVRDPGRLGLLEPDGIEIVVGDLADQESLRRACEGVETVYHVAALYRREGRSVREFYEVNVEGTRRLLEAAVSAGVARFLHCSTVGVQGEIRHPPATEETPYNPGDHYQRSKMLGELAALEFFRSTRLSGIVVRPAGIYGPGDRRFLKLFRGAARGTFTMIGDGEVLYQMTYVEDLVEGMILAAERREIQGEVFTLAGEEYLSLNELVRRIGRALGVEVRIRHVPVGPVLAAAYLCERLCRLLRVEPPLYPRRLDFFTKNRAFDISKAKTLLGYRPKVDLDTGLKRTAEWYRAHGWL; encoded by the coding sequence GTGGCAAACGGGTCGGCGAATGGGCCGGTTTTGGTGACCGGCGCAACGGGATTTACGGGCAGTCACCTCACCCAGGCGCTCCGACAGAAGGGCTACCGGGTGCGGGCGCTGGTCCGGGACCCGGGAAGACTGGGCTTGCTGGAGCCCGATGGGATCGAAATTGTCGTAGGGGACCTCGCGGACCAGGAATCGCTGCGCCGGGCCTGCGAAGGGGTGGAGACAGTGTACCATGTGGCCGCCCTCTACCGCCGCGAGGGGCGCTCCGTCCGCGAATTCTACGAGGTAAACGTCGAGGGGACGCGCCGGCTTCTGGAGGCCGCTGTCTCGGCAGGCGTAGCACGATTCCTGCACTGCAGCACCGTGGGGGTACAAGGGGAAATCCGCCATCCCCCGGCCACCGAAGAGACCCCTTACAATCCTGGGGATCACTATCAGCGAAGCAAGATGCTGGGAGAGCTGGCCGCTCTGGAATTCTTCCGTTCGACCCGTCTGTCGGGGATCGTGGTGCGCCCGGCTGGGATCTACGGTCCAGGCGACCGCCGCTTCCTGAAGCTTTTCCGCGGAGCCGCGCGAGGGACCTTCACGATGATCGGCGACGGGGAGGTCCTCTATCAGATGACCTACGTCGAAGATCTGGTGGAGGGGATGATCCTGGCAGCCGAGCGGCGAGAGATCCAGGGCGAAGTGTTCACCCTGGCGGGTGAGGAGTATTTGTCCTTGAACGAACTGGTGCGCCGCATCGGCCGAGCTCTGGGCGTAGAGGTCAGAATCCGGCATGTACCGGTCGGGCCCGTCCTGGCGGCCGCCTACCTTTGCGAGAGGCTTTGCCGCTTGCTCCGGGTGGAGCCGCCCCTCTACCCACGTCGACTCGATTTCTTCACCAAAAACCGCGCTTTCGATATCTCCAAAGCCAAAACCCTGCTTGGCTATCGACCCAAGGTAGATCTCGACACGGGGCTGAAACGGACAGCGGAATGGTACCGGGCTCACGGCTGGCTGTAG